A genome region from Leifsonia sp. Root112D2 includes the following:
- the mdlC gene encoding benzoylformate decarboxylase, whose product MATVRDVTYDILRQNGLTTIFGNPGSNELPFLDRMPADFRYILGLQEAVVAGMADGYSLVTGEPVFVNLHSAAGTGNAMGAIANAWYSHSPLVISAGQQARSLVGPEAMLSNVDATQLPRPLVKVSLEPSLATDVPRAISQAIHTATAAPRGPVYVSIPWDDWAEDAGESSAFLASRVVVTAGAPSAQQLADIVSRVEASANPVLILGADVDAAGAGALAVQLAERQRMPVWVAPSASRCPFPTRHPCFRGVLPSSIAGLSGRLAGHDLILVIGAPVFRYHQFQPGRYLPSGAELIQITSDAGEAARAPMGDALIADVGFALQALVSSVSVSSREMPLARALPAPAAVSASASADGALSLEALFDVVNEVAPEDAIYVREATTTNEAFWDRIEMKHPGSYLFPAAGGLGFGMPATVGAQLASAHRRVIGIIGDGSANYGITALWTAAQYRIPAIFLIVKNGTYGGLRSFAKQLGADDIPGMDLPGLDFCALASGYGVRSSVADSAAALRESLAAALAADTPTLIEIPIRSTPAS is encoded by the coding sequence ATGGCGACCGTGAGGGACGTGACGTACGACATCCTGCGCCAGAACGGGTTGACGACCATTTTCGGCAACCCGGGCTCCAACGAGCTTCCGTTTCTCGACCGCATGCCGGCCGACTTTCGCTACATTCTCGGGCTGCAGGAGGCGGTCGTCGCCGGCATGGCAGACGGCTACAGTCTGGTCACCGGCGAGCCGGTGTTCGTGAACCTGCATTCGGCGGCCGGAACCGGCAACGCGATGGGGGCGATAGCGAACGCCTGGTACTCGCACAGCCCGCTGGTCATCTCGGCGGGGCAGCAGGCGCGGTCGCTTGTCGGGCCCGAGGCGATGCTCTCGAACGTCGACGCCACGCAGCTGCCCCGTCCACTCGTCAAGGTGAGCCTGGAGCCGTCGCTCGCGACCGATGTGCCTCGCGCCATCTCGCAGGCCATCCACACCGCCACGGCCGCGCCTCGCGGGCCGGTATACGTCTCCATCCCGTGGGACGACTGGGCCGAAGACGCAGGGGAGTCGAGCGCGTTTCTCGCCTCCCGGGTCGTGGTGACAGCTGGCGCGCCATCTGCGCAGCAGCTCGCCGATATCGTCAGCCGCGTCGAGGCATCCGCTAACCCCGTGCTGATTCTCGGGGCGGATGTCGACGCGGCCGGTGCCGGGGCGCTCGCCGTGCAACTCGCCGAGAGACAACGGATGCCGGTCTGGGTCGCGCCGTCCGCATCCCGCTGTCCGTTCCCCACTCGCCACCCCTGCTTTCGGGGAGTGCTGCCCTCCTCGATCGCCGGATTGTCGGGTCGGCTGGCCGGGCACGATCTCATTCTCGTCATCGGTGCGCCGGTGTTCCGGTACCACCAGTTTCAGCCGGGACGGTACCTGCCGTCGGGCGCCGAGCTCATTCAGATCACCTCGGATGCGGGCGAGGCCGCCCGCGCCCCGATGGGGGACGCGCTGATAGCGGATGTTGGCTTTGCCCTGCAGGCGCTGGTCTCGAGCGTCTCCGTCTCCTCACGCGAGATGCCGCTTGCCCGGGCGCTGCCCGCACCGGCAGCTGTTTCTGCTTCCGCTTCTGCGGATGGCGCGCTGAGCCTTGAGGCGCTGTTCGACGTGGTCAACGAGGTGGCGCCGGAGGATGCGATCTACGTGCGTGAGGCCACGACCACGAACGAGGCGTTCTGGGATCGCATCGAGATGAAGCATCCTGGCAGCTACCTGTTTCCCGCGGCAGGCGGCCTCGGTTTCGGCATGCCGGCCACCGTGGGGGCCCAGCTGGCCAGCGCTCACCGCAGGGTGATCGGGATCATTGGCGACGGCAGCGCCAACTACGGCATCACCGCGCTGTGGACTGCGGCCCAGTACCGCATTCCGGCCATCTTCCTCATCGTGAAGAACGGCACATACGGTGGGCTGCGCTCGTTCGCGAAACAGCTCGGCGCCGACGACATTCCGGGCATGGATCTGCCGGGGCTGGACTTCTGCGCGCTCGCGAGCGGCTATGGCGTGCGCTCCAGCGTGGCGGACTCTGCTGCGGCTTTGCGGGAGTCGCTGGCTGCGGCGTTGGCCGCGGACACCCCGACTCTTATCGAGATTCCCATTCGGTCGACGCCCGCGAGCTAG
- a CDS encoding aldehyde dehydrogenase family protein — protein sequence MTSPQFGSGPVTTGLFINGEEIPGHEHLTVRDPAIPSSIVGYAASASRQQALEAVGAAQAAFPRWAALTPAQRAEKLRASLAGLAAFADVDATLLSAENGKITREAARDVSGFARHFALADTLTDQVAQTKTIPGPPYETVVGYLPVGVVTIIVPFNWPIGILASTLSYALLAGNTVIVKPPPTAPLATVRVTQRIAELLPAGVINIITGEDSEIGTALVQNENVAMVSFTGGGAGGRRIASMASETLTRVSLELGGNDPALILEDALLDADATDRLYHAAFDTTGQICMAIKRLYVHRSRYTELVEALSARLRETVLGHGLDERTTMGPLHSARQREAVAGLIDEARAAGAEVREFGELPRDEALRDGNFLRPALVLDPDASLRIVTDEQFGPALPILPFDTDDEAVAAANDTWAGLGASVWTQDTERALRIGMRMACGYVFINGHGTAALDPRAPFGGIKGSGSGREMGIEGVREFMTTRSIALPSVPAD from the coding sequence TTGACGTCACCGCAATTCGGTTCAGGGCCGGTCACGACCGGTCTCTTCATCAACGGAGAGGAAATCCCCGGGCACGAGCACCTCACGGTGCGGGATCCGGCGATCCCCTCCTCGATAGTGGGCTATGCCGCCTCTGCATCGAGGCAGCAGGCCCTGGAGGCGGTCGGTGCGGCGCAGGCCGCGTTCCCACGCTGGGCAGCGCTCACCCCGGCGCAGCGTGCCGAGAAGCTCCGCGCGAGCCTCGCCGGCCTTGCCGCTTTCGCGGACGTCGACGCAACGCTCCTCAGTGCGGAGAACGGCAAGATCACGAGGGAGGCCGCGAGGGATGTCAGCGGCTTCGCCCGGCACTTCGCGCTGGCCGATACTCTCACGGATCAGGTCGCGCAAACCAAGACCATCCCCGGGCCGCCCTACGAAACCGTGGTCGGCTATCTTCCCGTCGGAGTGGTGACGATCATTGTGCCGTTCAATTGGCCGATAGGGATCCTCGCCTCAACGTTGTCGTACGCGCTACTGGCGGGAAACACCGTCATCGTGAAGCCGCCGCCCACCGCGCCCCTGGCAACGGTGCGCGTCACACAGCGCATCGCCGAACTGCTGCCTGCCGGCGTGATCAACATCATCACGGGTGAGGACTCCGAGATCGGCACGGCCCTGGTGCAGAACGAGAATGTCGCGATGGTCTCCTTCACCGGCGGCGGGGCCGGCGGGCGCCGAATCGCGTCCATGGCATCCGAGACCCTCACCCGAGTCTCACTGGAACTCGGTGGCAACGATCCCGCGCTCATCCTCGAGGATGCGCTCCTGGACGCGGATGCGACCGACCGGCTCTACCACGCCGCCTTCGACACGACGGGGCAGATCTGCATGGCGATCAAACGCCTGTACGTACACCGCTCGCGGTACACCGAGCTGGTCGAGGCGCTTTCGGCAAGGCTGCGGGAGACGGTTCTGGGGCATGGCCTCGACGAACGCACCACAATGGGCCCGCTCCATTCCGCGCGACAGCGTGAGGCCGTGGCGGGCCTCATCGATGAGGCCCGGGCCGCCGGCGCTGAGGTGCGTGAGTTCGGTGAACTCCCCCGCGATGAGGCGCTGCGCGACGGCAATTTTCTGCGGCCGGCCCTTGTGCTGGATCCGGACGCGTCGCTGCGCATCGTCACCGACGAGCAATTCGGCCCTGCCCTGCCGATCCTTCCCTTCGATACGGACGACGAGGCTGTTGCCGCGGCGAATGACACCTGGGCCGGGCTCGGCGCGTCGGTATGGACTCAGGACACCGAACGGGCACTGCGGATCGGCATGCGGATGGCATGCGGATACGTCTTCATCAACGGTCACGGCACCGCCGCCCTCGACCCGCGAGCGCCATTCGGGGGCATCAAGGGCAGCGGCTCCGGACGAGAGATGGGCATCGAAGGGGTGCGCGAGTTCATGACGACGCGCAGCATTGCGCTGCCGAGCGTTCCGGCGGACTAG
- a CDS encoding ABC transporter ATP-binding protein, protein MPERAVHDAVTSQPAIKLEMKGVSRDFVTARGTTRALSDVNLDIYEQEFVSLIGRSGCGKTTALRIMAGLIRPTSGEVKIGGKSLWSGSTIDSSVITQLGIVFQDANLFPWYNIIDNVSLPLRLRGVSKAQRHARARELMELVGLGGFEKSHPRELSGGMRQRAAIARALSYDPQLLLMDEPFGALDALTRERMNLELQRIATSIKATVVFVTHDITEAVFLGSRVVHLTPRPGRIQNITTVDIPRPRSVAAQSEPRFVEIVGNLRVALDKEE, encoded by the coding sequence GTGCCCGAACGTGCAGTTCACGACGCTGTCACGAGTCAGCCCGCGATCAAGCTTGAGATGAAGGGCGTCAGCAGGGATTTCGTGACGGCGCGGGGAACCACCCGCGCCCTCTCCGACGTCAACCTGGACATCTACGAGCAGGAGTTCGTCTCGCTGATCGGGCGGTCCGGGTGCGGAAAGACGACGGCTCTGCGCATCATGGCGGGTCTGATTCGCCCCACATCCGGTGAGGTGAAGATCGGGGGCAAGTCGTTGTGGTCGGGTTCCACAATCGACTCCTCGGTCATCACCCAACTGGGGATCGTGTTTCAGGATGCGAACCTCTTTCCCTGGTACAACATCATCGACAACGTCTCGCTGCCGCTGCGGCTGCGAGGGGTGTCGAAGGCCCAGCGTCACGCGCGAGCCCGCGAGCTGATGGAGCTGGTCGGGCTCGGGGGCTTCGAGAAGTCGCATCCTCGTGAGCTGTCGGGCGGGATGCGCCAGCGTGCCGCCATCGCACGCGCCCTGAGCTACGACCCCCAGTTGTTGCTCATGGATGAGCCCTTCGGCGCATTGGACGCGCTGACCCGGGAACGGATGAACCTGGAACTTCAGCGCATCGCGACATCCATCAAGGCGACCGTCGTTTTCGTCACCCACGACATCACCGAGGCCGTCTTCCTCGGCAGCCGGGTGGTTCATCTGACGCCGCGACCGGGCCGCATTCAAAACATCACCACCGTCGACATCCCCCGCCCCCGATCGGTCGCCGCTCAGTCCGAGCCGCGATTCGTCGAGATCGTGGGCAATCTGCGCGTAGCGCTTGATAAAGAGGAATGA
- a CDS encoding ABC transporter substrate-binding protein: protein MLNDSPVFSRRSFVTRAGGTILLGALGASALAACATDAPAPAGSAGAKGGGALAPFTFLSFLPLTSFSVVPEMYGDLTGAFKKNHLDMTLQTVKGSAQATQLLLADKGQVARNGLIDALIAAFEQNQPVVIPAVDTYRVGIRIVTTDKSPNPSDWVGKTIGVPSVNGTSDKTLSMSLRKMNIDPASVKRQLVGLSPGTFNLVQNGTLAGYMVSPDTAQIVAKQNADARIFVPTSDTGINIYMTTKSQMDKHSDELKDYFLAIQEVKKGLIAEKNFDDAIKTLKTKYTFASLDDEEIAKASFKERVEAWTGKDGRTGWPDMAQLEGAYKELVDAKIVPGGKKIESIVDTSLLPK, encoded by the coding sequence ATGTTGAATGACAGTCCTGTTTTCAGCCGCAGAAGCTTCGTCACCCGCGCGGGTGGCACCATCCTGCTGGGGGCACTGGGCGCATCTGCCCTGGCGGCCTGCGCGACGGATGCACCCGCACCGGCCGGCTCTGCCGGCGCGAAGGGGGGCGGCGCGCTCGCACCCTTCACCTTTCTGAGCTTCCTGCCGCTCACCTCGTTCTCGGTCGTTCCGGAGATGTACGGTGACCTCACCGGAGCCTTCAAGAAGAACCACCTGGACATGACCTTGCAGACGGTCAAGGGATCGGCCCAGGCCACGCAGCTGCTGCTCGCCGACAAGGGACAGGTTGCACGCAACGGTCTCATCGATGCGCTGATCGCCGCGTTCGAGCAGAATCAGCCCGTCGTCATTCCGGCTGTCGACACGTACCGCGTCGGCATCCGTATCGTGACAACCGACAAGTCGCCGAATCCGTCCGACTGGGTCGGCAAGACCATCGGGGTTCCGTCGGTCAACGGTACGAGCGACAAGACGCTCTCCATGTCGCTGCGCAAGATGAACATCGACCCTGCCAGCGTGAAGCGCCAGCTGGTCGGGCTGTCACCGGGAACGTTCAACCTGGTGCAGAACGGCACGCTCGCCGGCTACATGGTGAGCCCGGATACGGCGCAGATCGTCGCCAAGCAGAATGCGGATGCCCGCATCTTCGTACCGACGTCGGACACCGGAATCAACATCTATATGACGACGAAGTCGCAGATGGACAAGCACAGTGACGAGCTCAAGGATTACTTCCTCGCCATTCAGGAGGTCAAGAAGGGTCTCATCGCTGAGAAGAACTTCGATGACGCCATCAAGACGCTGAAGACCAAATACACCTTTGCGTCTCTCGATGACGAAGAGATTGCGAAGGCGTCGTTCAAGGAACGCGTCGAGGCGTGGACGGGCAAGGACGGGCGCACCGGCTGGCCCGACATGGCGCAGCTCGAGGGCGCGTACAAGGAGCTGGTCGATGCGAAGATCGTGCCCGGCGGTAAGAAGATCGAGAGCATCGTCGACACGAGCCTCCTTCCCAAGTAA
- a CDS encoding aconitase X swivel domain-containing protein: MSIEFHGRGIVGGVVEGEALVTHETISGWGGIDPSKGTIIESRHELVGVCFTDKILVFPGAKGSSGWSGFFQSTRLLGTAPRAMVFTTVTSKAILGAIVTRVPTVTEFDDDPLAVIETGDWVVVDGDRGVVTVTKKAERADLKIAS; the protein is encoded by the coding sequence ATGAGCATCGAATTCCACGGTCGCGGCATCGTCGGCGGCGTTGTGGAGGGCGAGGCCCTCGTGACCCACGAGACGATCTCCGGGTGGGGCGGCATCGACCCGTCCAAGGGCACCATCATCGAGAGCCGACACGAACTCGTGGGCGTGTGTTTTACCGACAAGATCCTGGTCTTTCCCGGCGCCAAGGGTTCCTCGGGGTGGTCGGGCTTCTTCCAGAGCACCAGGTTGCTCGGCACGGCCCCGCGGGCGATGGTGTTCACGACGGTGACATCCAAGGCGATTCTGGGTGCCATTGTGACGCGTGTGCCCACCGTCACCGAGTTCGACGACGACCCGCTCGCCGTGATCGAGACCGGCGACTGGGTGGTGGTCGACGGTGACCGCGGCGTCGTGACGGTGACCAAGAAGGCCGAGCGTGCCGATCTGAAAATCGCGAGCTGA
- a CDS encoding IclR family transcriptional regulator, protein MPRLAESSVMEKGFRILGAFDEKHYQLNLSEISRRSGLPLTTTHRIAAQLVASGALERVVASGAYQVGLRLWEIASLAPRSVDLQRIAMPFMQDLYETMHYPVHLAIREGNEVVFVARLVDKTLTDARPRVGGRYAIHATAVGHILLAFAPPDVQNEILEAPLNRLTSHTETDPAVLRVTLGRVRREGLAISDRQIDTDLVSIAAPIYDSSNRVVAALSIIVPFTQMQGRAWGYPVQASARGISRANRPRRAE, encoded by the coding sequence ATGCCACGACTCGCAGAGAGCTCGGTCATGGAGAAGGGCTTCCGCATTCTGGGCGCATTCGACGAGAAGCACTACCAGCTCAATCTCTCGGAGATCAGCCGCCGTAGTGGGCTGCCCCTCACCACGACCCATCGCATCGCGGCTCAGCTCGTGGCAAGCGGCGCGCTGGAGCGTGTGGTAGCCAGCGGCGCCTATCAGGTGGGGCTGCGGCTCTGGGAGATCGCTTCACTTGCTCCCCGGTCGGTTGATCTGCAGCGCATCGCCATGCCCTTCATGCAGGACCTCTACGAAACAATGCATTACCCGGTGCACCTCGCGATTCGGGAGGGAAACGAGGTGGTCTTCGTCGCCCGGCTCGTCGACAAGACGCTCACCGACGCGAGGCCTCGCGTCGGTGGCCGATACGCGATCCACGCCACGGCGGTTGGCCATATTCTGCTGGCTTTCGCCCCGCCCGACGTGCAAAACGAGATTCTCGAGGCTCCGCTGAATCGCTTGACGTCGCACACGGAAACCGACCCGGCGGTGCTGCGCGTGACCCTGGGACGGGTGCGCCGTGAAGGACTGGCGATCAGCGACCGCCAGATCGACACCGATCTGGTTTCGATTGCGGCGCCGATCTACGATTCCTCCAACCGGGTGGTTGCGGCGCTGTCGATCATCGTTCCCTTCACCCAGATGCAGGGCCGGGCGTGGGGTTACCCGGTGCAGGCGAGCGCACGTGGCATCTCTCGGGCCAACAGGCCGCGGAGGGCGGAGTAA
- a CDS encoding ABC transporter permease has protein sequence MRDDKLAKVLKWGATPAILVVLFVAWELGVKLFNVNPLILPAPTEIFAKLFRMLGTGSIWMDAQTTTIEAVVGFLIALVVGVITGVVLGKSPLLELSMRPLIVASQVVPKVALIPLFVIWFGFGISSKIIIAALMGFFPIMLNVQLGVRSVDPGQRDVMRSLNATRWQTFRHLELKSTLPYVFAGMEVGIVFSVIGAIVGEYLGGSSGLGYQLVNTLNQLDAPGLFAVILLLAALGLILYSLVTFAKRISIPWHESTNMTQ, from the coding sequence ATGAGGGATGACAAACTGGCAAAGGTGCTCAAGTGGGGCGCCACACCTGCCATCCTGGTCGTGCTTTTTGTGGCCTGGGAGCTGGGGGTGAAGCTCTTCAACGTCAATCCGTTGATTCTGCCGGCACCGACGGAGATCTTCGCCAAGCTGTTCAGGATGCTGGGCACCGGTTCGATCTGGATGGATGCACAGACCACCACGATTGAGGCCGTCGTAGGGTTCCTGATCGCTCTGGTAGTCGGCGTGATCACCGGAGTCGTGCTGGGCAAGTCGCCTCTGTTGGAGCTCAGCATGCGACCGCTCATCGTGGCGTCACAGGTGGTGCCGAAGGTCGCGCTCATTCCGCTGTTCGTCATCTGGTTCGGATTTGGAATCAGCAGCAAGATCATCATCGCTGCGCTCATGGGATTCTTTCCGATCATGCTCAACGTGCAGCTCGGAGTCAGGTCTGTCGACCCCGGGCAGCGTGACGTCATGCGCAGCCTGAACGCAACCAGGTGGCAGACGTTCCGTCACCTGGAGCTCAAGAGCACGCTGCCCTACGTCTTCGCGGGAATGGAGGTCGGCATCGTGTTCTCCGTGATCGGCGCCATCGTGGGCGAGTATCTCGGCGGCAGCTCAGGGCTGGGCTATCAGCTCGTCAACACCCTGAATCAGCTGGATGCGCCGGGCCTCTTCGCGGTGATTCTGCTGCTCGCGGCGCTCGGCCTCATTCTCTATTCGCTGGTGACGTTCGCCAAGAGAATCTCCATCCCGTGGCACGAGTCCACGAACATGACCCAGTGA
- a CDS encoding amidohydrolase family protein: MKIDAFCHVLPEAYAQRFFSIADSPALKNLQERTGGIPALRDMDIRFRAMDEFGDYKQIINLTTPPIEDLGDAKRNAEMARIANDGLAQLVQDHPDRFVGFCAAVSLDDVDTALEEVDRAINDLGAVGVQIPCHIKGAPMDVARLDPFYEKMAQSGKMIQVHPNRTSAWADYPTEERSKFELWWALGWEHDLSTFMARIVFSGVFERFPEIKFLMHHGGAGIPHFAGRIGPGLDQLGARTPESQKEDVKGYPLTKRPIDYFKMFYSDTALFGAADAMQTSIGFFGVDHMLFASDTPYDPEGGAGYTRATIANLESLDLDDTQREAIYHGNVVKLLGLDA; the protein is encoded by the coding sequence ATGAAAATAGACGCGTTTTGCCATGTCTTGCCCGAGGCCTACGCACAGCGATTTTTCTCCATCGCCGATAGTCCGGCGTTGAAGAACCTCCAGGAGCGAACAGGGGGGATTCCGGCACTGCGAGACATGGACATCCGCTTTCGCGCCATGGACGAGTTTGGCGACTACAAGCAGATCATCAACCTCACCACCCCTCCGATCGAGGATCTGGGCGATGCCAAGCGCAACGCCGAGATGGCCCGCATTGCAAACGACGGCCTTGCTCAGCTCGTGCAGGATCATCCCGACCGGTTCGTCGGCTTTTGTGCCGCGGTGTCACTCGATGACGTCGACACCGCGCTGGAAGAGGTCGACCGAGCAATCAACGACCTCGGCGCCGTAGGTGTGCAGATCCCGTGCCACATCAAGGGCGCCCCCATGGACGTCGCCAGGCTCGACCCGTTCTACGAGAAGATGGCCCAGAGCGGCAAGATGATCCAGGTGCACCCGAACCGCACGTCGGCCTGGGCGGATTACCCCACGGAAGAGCGCTCCAAGTTTGAATTGTGGTGGGCGCTCGGTTGGGAGCATGACCTCTCAACCTTTATGGCCCGGATTGTTTTCTCCGGGGTATTCGAACGTTTTCCCGAGATCAAGTTCCTCATGCACCACGGTGGCGCCGGAATTCCCCACTTCGCCGGCCGCATCGGGCCGGGGCTGGATCAGTTGGGAGCCCGCACGCCAGAGAGCCAGAAGGAGGATGTCAAGGGCTACCCGTTGACGAAGCGCCCCATCGACTACTTCAAGATGTTCTACTCCGACACCGCATTGTTCGGTGCTGCCGACGCGATGCAGACGTCCATCGGGTTTTTCGGGGTCGATCATATGCTCTTCGCGTCGGACACCCCCTACGACCCCGAGGGGGGAGCGGGCTATACCAGGGCGACAATCGCGAACCTGGAGAGCCTCGACCTCGACGACACGCAGCGGGAGGCGATCTACCACGGCAACGTCGTGAAGCTGCTCGGTCTGGATGCGTAG
- a CDS encoding aconitase X: MKLADDEKAMRDGAEGDAVAAAMNLLIRYGEGLGAERLCDTRNVAGTMAQPSPAKEKLVREGGWTKSFAVINLDCDDDITLPKMRVPTCQLQMGFGQADADAVKPYSPHLVEMQEDGEAFYAEHGVTILATCTPYQVGNLPVRGEHCAWMESSAVVYCNSVLGARTNCEGTASTGAAGLTGKIPYWGNHIPENRYGTHLIDATIPVKGFQDWGMFGYFVGGAMQEERPVIRGDWQQPDLADIKHFGAAAATSGGVELFHIPGITPEAPTVEAAFGGKSIGEPIVYGERERRAVYEELNSVGSSTDVDFILLGCPHASLDQIARLARAIEGRSLNSGTELWIMTPRALRSVADRNGYTEIIQRAGGKVLTDSCPAMSKAVPDGTRVFATDSAKQAHYLAAIMGIEAWFGTLEECVDAAVTGTWDGHLA; the protein is encoded by the coding sequence ATGAAGCTAGCCGACGACGAGAAGGCCATGCGCGACGGCGCCGAGGGTGATGCCGTCGCCGCGGCCATGAATCTGCTCATCCGTTACGGCGAGGGACTCGGCGCCGAGCGGCTTTGCGACACCCGCAACGTTGCCGGCACGATGGCCCAGCCCTCGCCCGCGAAGGAGAAGCTCGTTCGGGAGGGCGGCTGGACCAAGTCGTTTGCCGTCATCAACCTCGACTGCGACGACGACATCACGCTGCCGAAGATGCGCGTACCCACCTGCCAGCTGCAGATGGGCTTCGGCCAGGCGGATGCCGATGCCGTCAAGCCGTATTCACCGCATCTGGTCGAAATGCAGGAGGACGGCGAGGCGTTCTACGCCGAACACGGCGTCACCATTCTCGCCACCTGCACGCCGTACCAGGTGGGCAATCTGCCGGTGCGCGGCGAGCACTGTGCCTGGATGGAATCCTCCGCCGTCGTGTACTGCAACTCCGTGCTCGGGGCCCGCACCAATTGTGAGGGAACGGCCTCCACGGGTGCCGCGGGCCTCACCGGCAAGATTCCGTATTGGGGCAATCACATCCCCGAGAACCGCTACGGCACGCATCTGATCGATGCGACAATTCCGGTCAAGGGCTTTCAGGACTGGGGCATGTTCGGCTATTTCGTCGGTGGCGCCATGCAGGAGGAGCGGCCGGTCATCCGCGGCGACTGGCAGCAACCCGATCTCGCCGACATCAAGCACTTCGGTGCGGCGGCAGCGACCTCGGGAGGCGTCGAACTCTTCCACATTCCCGGCATCACGCCCGAGGCGCCCACGGTCGAGGCGGCCTTCGGCGGGAAGAGCATCGGTGAGCCCATCGTCTACGGTGAACGTGAGCGTCGTGCCGTGTACGAGGAGCTCAACAGCGTAGGTTCCTCCACCGACGTCGACTTCATCCTGCTCGGATGCCCGCACGCCTCGCTCGACCAGATTGCCCGGCTCGCCCGAGCGATCGAGGGAAGAAGCCTCAACTCGGGCACCGAACTGTGGATCATGACCCCGCGCGCGTTGCGCAGCGTGGCCGACCGCAACGGTTACACAGAGATCATCCAGAGGGCGGGTGGAAAAGTGCTGACGGATTCCTGCCCGGCCATGTCGAAGGCGGTACCCGACGGCACCCGGGTGTTCGCCACCGACTCCGCCAAGCAGGCGCACTACCTCGCCGCGATCATGGGTATCGAGGCCTGGTTCGGCACGCTGGAGGAATGTGTCGACGCGGCCGTCACCGGCACATGGGATGGACACCTCGCATGA
- a CDS encoding FAD-dependent oxidoreductase — protein sequence MPHELSELTVNTVVKRPSDAAEQLTGDVCVVGAGIAGLSAAVASARLGRSVVLVDALPVLGGQCVNSLIGLFCGVYGNGPDYRQLTHGIFDSMFDDLGKTGDVHFNRGHTMTVSYDEVVLGRWIENLVSELNIKVVLGASVHDVELSDGVIAATTFATRYGDVRVAASGFVDATGDAALTWEAGLPCRVPERTVWGSQQIRLEGLDERFAPAAGELVERVHAKAAQYGLVRRDGLAFFYPGRNTAVMNMTHVEAPLGAVRAASAQLAGRQQADRVVDFLRAEFPRAFGDARVRLYGFPGRRQTRWIAAEHQLALDEVRSGHLFEDAVARTAWPIELHDRIEGYVWEAFGPEHTHYVPLRSLIPKDAHNLVAAGRCVDGDAAALSSVRVMGPCAAMGEGAAHALDLAGTGSVQEINTAQLRERIVENIES from the coding sequence ATGCCACATGAATTGAGCGAACTCACTGTCAACACCGTCGTCAAGCGCCCTTCGGATGCGGCCGAACAGCTCACCGGGGACGTCTGCGTCGTCGGAGCCGGAATTGCCGGGCTCTCTGCCGCGGTCGCCTCGGCTCGGCTCGGCCGCTCGGTGGTTCTCGTGGATGCCCTGCCGGTACTCGGTGGACAGTGCGTGAATTCACTGATCGGACTGTTCTGCGGGGTGTACGGCAACGGCCCCGATTACCGGCAGCTGACCCACGGCATCTTCGACAGCATGTTCGACGATCTGGGCAAGACCGGTGACGTGCACTTCAACCGCGGGCACACCATGACCGTCAGCTATGACGAAGTGGTTCTCGGCCGATGGATCGAGAACCTGGTCTCGGAACTGAATATCAAGGTCGTGCTCGGCGCCTCGGTGCATGACGTTGAACTCAGCGACGGTGTCATCGCGGCGACGACGTTCGCGACGCGGTACGGAGACGTGCGGGTTGCAGCATCCGGTTTCGTGGATGCCACCGGGGATGCTGCCCTCACCTGGGAAGCCGGCTTGCCGTGCCGCGTGCCGGAGCGCACCGTGTGGGGCTCCCAGCAGATTCGACTGGAGGGGCTCGACGAGCGGTTCGCTCCCGCCGCCGGTGAGCTGGTCGAGCGCGTGCACGCCAAGGCGGCACAGTACGGGCTCGTGCGTCGCGACGGTCTGGCCTTCTTCTATCCGGGCCGCAACACGGCGGTGATGAATATGACGCATGTCGAGGCGCCGCTCGGGGCGGTTCGGGCGGCATCCGCGCAGCTGGCCGGTCGGCAACAGGCCGATCGCGTCGTCGACTTTCTGCGTGCGGAGTTTCCGCGGGCCTTCGGTGACGCCAGGGTGAGGCTCTATGGCTTTCCCGGCCGTCGGCAGACCCGGTGGATTGCGGCGGAACACCAGCTCGCCCTCGACGAGGTGCGCAGCGGCCACCTCTTCGAAGATGCGGTGGCCCGCACGGCGTGGCCCATCGAACTGCACGACAGGATCGAGGGCTATGTCTGGGAGGCCTTCGGCCCGGAGCACACGCACTACGTTCCGCTGCGCAGCCTGATACCGAAGGATGCCCACAACCTGGTGGCCGCCGGTCGCTGCGTCGACGGCGACGCCGCTGCGCTCTCGAGCGTGCGGGTCATGGGTCCGTGCGCGGCTATGGGTGAAGGTGCCGCCCACGCCCTGGATTTGGCCGGCACGGGCAGTGTGCAGGAGATCAACACGGCACAGCTGCGCGAGCGCATTGTCGAGAACATCGAATCCTAG